From the Deinococcus sp. YIM 134068 genome, one window contains:
- the nth gene encoding endonuclease III — MSVPPDSPSPLPDGAQNRAPLVLAVLETLYPDARTELVFRSPFELLVATVLSAQATDVSVNAATPALFARYPDAHAMSTATPEDIEPLIRAIGLYRGKARSLAALARLLVERHGGEVPNDFAAVVALPGAGRKTANVVLSNAYGYPAIAVDTHVGRLARRLGLSVQTNPDRVEADLGRLFPEGRWVFLHHALIFHGRRVCVARRPRCPACEMVGFCPRVGVEA, encoded by the coding sequence GTGTCTGTCCCCCCCGATTCCCCCTCCCCCCTCCCCGACGGGGCGCAAAACCGCGCGCCGCTCGTGCTGGCCGTGCTGGAGACGCTGTACCCAGACGCCCGCACCGAACTCGTCTTCCGCTCCCCCTTCGAACTGCTCGTCGCCACGGTCCTGAGCGCGCAGGCGACCGATGTCAGCGTGAACGCCGCCACGCCCGCCCTGTTCGCCCGCTACCCGGACGCCCACGCCATGAGTACGGCCACGCCGGAGGACATCGAGCCGCTGATCCGCGCCATCGGGCTGTACCGGGGCAAGGCGCGGAGTCTCGCGGCCCTCGCCCGCCTGCTCGTGGAGCGGCACGGGGGCGAGGTGCCGAACGATTTCGCCGCCGTGGTCGCCCTGCCCGGCGCGGGCCGCAAGACGGCCAACGTCGTCCTGAGCAACGCCTACGGCTACCCCGCCATCGCCGTGGACACCCACGTGGGCCGCCTCGCCCGCCGCCTGGGCCTGAGTGTCCAGACGAATCCCGACCGGGTGGAGGCCGACCTGGGCCGCCTCTTCCCCGAGGGGCGCTGGGTCTTCCTCCACCACGCGCTGATCTTTCACGGTCGCCGCGTGTGCGTGGCCCGCAGACCGAGGTGCCCGGCGTGCGAGATGGTGGGCTTCTGCCCGCGTGTGGGGGTGGAGGCGTGA
- a CDS encoding zinc ribbon domain-containing protein, whose amino-acid sequence MSDTGPFQRLYRVQQLDLDLDRLRAEEGNVPDALRDARAGQERLNNELEDIEIALEGVEKSIRQLEQDLAGTRDQAQRAREEQDKNAFDARTQSQYGSRIQMLGERAEEMEEDLSPLRERQRDLSAKAADLRAEHRALRPTLTDLEAQDEARVQALRDQGAGMRDERAALVANLDSRTVKEYDLIRRAKKGVGIAEIQGGRCTGCNVNLPVNVQQRAVQGKMPPVKCPSCGRFLIRLN is encoded by the coding sequence ATGAGTGACACCGGACCCTTTCAGCGCCTGTACCGCGTGCAGCAGCTCGACCTGGACCTCGACCGGCTGCGGGCGGAGGAGGGCAACGTCCCTGACGCCCTGCGGGACGCCCGCGCCGGGCAGGAGCGGCTGAACAACGAGCTGGAGGACATCGAGATCGCCCTGGAGGGCGTGGAGAAAAGCATCCGGCAACTGGAGCAGGACCTCGCCGGAACCCGCGATCAGGCCCAGCGCGCCCGCGAGGAGCAGGACAAGAACGCCTTCGACGCCCGCACCCAGTCCCAGTACGGCAGCCGCATCCAGATGCTCGGCGAGCGGGCCGAGGAGATGGAGGAGGACCTCTCGCCCCTGCGCGAGCGTCAGCGCGACCTCAGCGCGAAGGCGGCGGACCTGCGCGCCGAACACCGTGCCCTGCGCCCCACCCTCACCGACCTGGAGGCCCAGGACGAGGCCCGCGTGCAGGCGTTGCGCGACCAGGGGGCCGGGATGCGCGACGAGCGCGCCGCGCTGGTGGCGAACCTCGATTCCCGCACCGTCAAGGAGTACGACCTGATCCGCCGGGCCAAGAAGGGTGTCGGCATCGCCGAGATTCAGGGCGGGCGCTGCACCGGCTGCAACGTCAACCTGCCCGTGAACGTGCAGCAGCGCGCCGTGCAGGGCAAGATGCCCCCCGTGAAATGCCCGTCGTGTGGGCGGTTTTTGATCCGGCTGAACTGA
- a CDS encoding acyl-CoA thioesterase: MSSGHDPSLAALDWGRAHRAGIQMRYGDIDAMGHLNNAVYVQYLETSRVILMRDLGVREEDDHSVIARLELDYRREVRWGQQVVVENLVERVGRTSWTVVSRLTADGEACAYARTVQVRVDAGHRPEPLPERVRLALAPLLVLGGVAR, from the coding sequence ATGAGCAGCGGCCATGACCCCTCCCTCGCGGCGCTGGACTGGGGCCGGGCGCACCGGGCCGGGATTCAGATGCGGTACGGCGACATCGACGCGATGGGCCACCTCAACAACGCCGTGTACGTGCAGTACCTCGAAACGTCGCGCGTGATCCTGATGCGCGACCTCGGCGTGCGCGAGGAGGACGACCATTCGGTGATCGCCCGCCTCGAACTCGACTACCGCCGCGAGGTGCGCTGGGGCCAGCAGGTCGTCGTGGAGAACCTCGTGGAGCGCGTGGGCCGCACGAGTTGGACGGTCGTCTCGCGGCTGACGGCAGATGGGGAGGCCTGCGCCTACGCCCGGACGGTGCAGGTGCGCGTGGACGCGGGGCACCGCCCGGAACCCCTGCCCGAGCGGGTGCGGCTGGCCCTCGCTCCTCTGCTCGTTCTGGGGGGCGTGGCGCGATGA
- a CDS encoding ROK family protein gives MKSVNQVSIGVDVGGTKIATGVLRGGELLDRHVQPTPETGWEAVLDAVAAQVRQLQAQHPDATLVGVGVPGPLNTDRTRVKFAPNIYGFLDVPLVDGLRDRLAQRVVLENDAKAAALAEAYLGAARGTESSVYVTVSTGIGAGIVLGGRLWRGRHGIAGEIGHITVMPGGPVSGAGLDGALEAVASGTAIARDASYALNREVSTAEAFALAAGGHPAARRVVNQAMRAIGIALADLQKVLDPEVFVIGGGVASVGDPFFQGVQAAADEYAAGFAPVTLRRAQLGPDAGVIGAALAAQQG, from the coding sequence GTGAAGAGCGTGAATCAAGTCAGCATCGGCGTGGACGTGGGCGGCACCAAGATCGCCACGGGCGTCCTCCGGGGCGGGGAACTGCTCGACCGGCACGTCCAGCCCACCCCCGAGACGGGCTGGGAGGCCGTCCTCGACGCGGTGGCCGCACAGGTTCGTCAGTTGCAGGCCCAGCACCCGGACGCCACCCTCGTCGGCGTGGGGGTGCCCGGCCCGCTGAACACCGACCGCACGCGGGTGAAGTTCGCCCCCAACATCTACGGCTTTCTCGACGTGCCGCTCGTGGACGGCCTGCGCGACCGCCTCGCGCAGCGGGTGGTGCTGGAGAACGACGCGAAGGCCGCCGCGCTCGCCGAGGCGTACCTGGGCGCGGCGCGCGGCACCGAGAGCAGCGTGTACGTGACGGTGAGCACGGGCATCGGCGCTGGGATCGTGCTGGGGGGGCGTCTCTGGCGCGGGCGGCACGGCATCGCCGGGGAGATCGGCCACATCACCGTCATGCCCGGCGGCCCGGTGAGCGGCGCGGGCCTCGACGGGGCGTTGGAGGCCGTCGCCAGCGGCACCGCCATCGCCCGCGACGCCAGCTACGCCCTCAACCGCGAGGTCTCCACCGCCGAGGCGTTCGCGCTCGCCGCCGGGGGCCACCCCGCCGCCCGCCGCGTCGTGAACCAGGCGATGCGGGCCATCGGCATCGCCCTCGCCGACCTCCAAAAGGTCCTCGACCCCGAGGTCTTCGTGATCGGTGGGGGCGTCGCCAGCGTGGGCGACCCCTTCTTTCAGGGCGTGCAGGCCGCCGCCGACGAGTACGCGGCGGGCTTCGCTCCCGTCACCCTCCGCCGCGCCCAACTGGGGCCGGACGCGGGGGTCATCGGGGCGGCGCTGGCGGCACAGCAGGGATAG
- a CDS encoding cell division protein FtsB, which yields MTAPDPPPPNATRGLRAQWRQVRRLPFTLMITCLLAGLGIVQLTFQLGNLAYRTVTWTGETRDSEARIRALERDVRVLREAAAAAQDPSYLEQLARCQGFVGVEEEVIVAVGAPETPGENCAVRRLP from the coding sequence ATGACCGCCCCCGACCCGCCGCCTCCCAATGCCACCCGTGGCCTGCGGGCGCAGTGGCGGCAGGTGCGGCGGCTGCCCTTCACCCTGATGATCACCTGCCTGCTCGCCGGACTCGGCATCGTGCAACTGACCTTCCAGCTCGGCAACCTCGCCTACCGGACCGTGACGTGGACGGGCGAGACGCGCGACTCCGAGGCGCGCATCCGGGCGCTGGAGCGCGACGTGCGCGTGCTGCGCGAGGCCGCCGCCGCCGCGCAGGACCCTTCTTACCTCGAACAGCTCGCCCGCTGTCAGGGCTTCGTCGGGGTGGAGGAGGAGGTCATCGTCGCCGTCGGTGCCCCGGAGACGCCGGGAGAGAACTGCGCGGTGCGGCGGTTGCCGTAG
- the cutA gene encoding divalent-cation tolerance protein CutA, producing the protein MSLVVLVTIPPERAHELARILVAERLAGCVNVVGGLHSVYRWDGDVAEDPESLLIIKTTGERYPELEARVRSVHPYEVPEIIALPFDRALPEFQSWLLASTSLSGT; encoded by the coding sequence ATGTCACTCGTCGTTCTGGTCACGATTCCCCCCGAACGCGCGCACGAGCTGGCGCGAATCCTCGTCGCCGAGCGGCTGGCGGGATGCGTGAACGTGGTGGGCGGGCTGCACAGCGTCTACCGCTGGGACGGTGACGTTGCCGAGGACCCCGAATCCCTGCTGATCATCAAGACGACGGGCGAACGCTACCCCGAGCTGGAGGCGCGCGTGCGTTCCGTGCATCCCTACGAGGTGCCCGAGATCATCGCCCTGCCCTTCGACCGCGCCCTGCCGGAGTTCCAGAGCTGGCTCCTCGCCAGCACGTCGCTGAGCGGCACCTAG
- a CDS encoding diguanylate cyclase domain-containing protein has translation MAGHRQEGRRGHALKQSSAGEPLEVLALLQGSDPTLILERGEAGKGTGWPGHGWRVAFANLAFARLVGGTPEDMRGATLDELFAGAGENLRAVVPNALELAERGQPFRVDLPLRVEDVRWMEAQVTPLRLDASGLDSPVTHWLAVLRDVTAQRQALVLATGHTRAMHLAARDAPLPEIVGALIATLDERLSGSAACASLLDGEDLFLVGPLRLPPSGVETRLPARDARAFSCGGAVYAGHPVLALTPDGFPDALRGDLLREGYRRAYSVPIHEAGGPVLGAMTLYGRRAAPPHPAETALLAQFADLAALLIGRRQALRHLEQLAFHDTLTGLANRAHFMRVLEGACADLDGSAPGRGENGRGGRRGAGTFAVGILDLNGFKLVNDAHGHAAGDGLLTTLATRLTASLPGDVLVARMGGDEFALLVPGATARRLQSVRGTLGNLLASPVTVGDATVRLSGSLGWSLAPHEARTPDALLRQADRAMYEVKRVARSSRAHLPPDGEVFQPPL, from the coding sequence ATGGCCGGACACAGGCAGGAGGGACGGCGGGGCCACGCGCTGAAGCAGTCTTCCGCCGGAGAGCCGCTGGAGGTGCTCGCCCTGCTCCAGGGGAGCGACCCCACCCTGATCCTCGAACGGGGGGAGGCCGGGAAGGGGACGGGCTGGCCGGGGCACGGGTGGCGCGTGGCCTTCGCCAACCTCGCCTTCGCGCGGCTGGTGGGCGGCACGCCGGAAGACATGCGGGGCGCGACGCTGGACGAGTTGTTCGCGGGGGCGGGCGAGAACCTGCGCGCCGTGGTGCCGAACGCGCTGGAGCTGGCCGAGCGGGGGCAGCCCTTCCGGGTGGACCTGCCGCTGCGGGTGGAGGATGTCCGCTGGATGGAGGCGCAGGTCACGCCGCTGCGGCTGGACGCCTCCGGCCTCGACAGCCCCGTCACGCACTGGCTGGCCGTGCTGCGGGACGTGACCGCGCAGCGTCAGGCCCTCGTGCTCGCCACCGGGCACACGCGGGCGATGCACCTCGCCGCGCGGGACGCGCCCCTGCCCGAGATCGTGGGTGCCTTGATCGCCACGCTCGACGAGCGCCTGTCCGGGAGCGCCGCCTGCGCCTCGCTCCTCGACGGGGAGGACCTGTTCCTCGTCGGCCCGCTGCGGCTGCCCCCGTCCGGCGTGGAGACCCGCCTGCCCGCGCGGGACGCCCGCGCCTTCTCGTGCGGAGGGGCCGTCTACGCGGGTCACCCTGTCCTCGCCCTCACGCCGGACGGCTTCCCGGACGCGCTGCGGGGGGACCTGCTGCGGGAGGGCTACCGCCGCGCCTACAGCGTGCCGATCCACGAGGCGGGCGGGCCGGTGCTCGGCGCGATGACCCTCTACGGTCGCCGGGCGGCCCCGCCCCACCCGGCGGAGACGGCGCTGCTCGCCCAGTTCGCCGACCTCGCCGCGCTCCTGATCGGGCGGCGGCAGGCGCTGCGGCACCTCGAACAGCTCGCCTTCCACGACACGCTCACCGGGCTGGCGAACCGGGCACACTTCATGCGGGTGCTGGAGGGGGCCTGCGCCGATCTCGACGGGTCGGCCCCCGGACGCGGCGAGAACGGACGCGGCGGGAGGAGGGGGGCCGGGACCTTCGCGGTGGGCATCCTCGATCTCAACGGCTTCAAGCTCGTCAACGACGCGCACGGGCACGCCGCCGGGGACGGGCTGCTCACCACGCTGGCGACCCGCCTCACGGCCTCGCTGCCGGGGGACGTGCTCGTGGCACGCATGGGCGGCGACGAGTTTGCCCTGCTGGTGCCGGGGGCCACCGCCCGTCGCCTCCAGTCCGTGAGAGGGACGCTCGGCAACCTGCTGGCCTCCCCGGTCACGGTGGGCGACGCGACCGTCCGCCTGTCCGGGAGCCTGGGCTGGAGCCTCGCCCCGCACGAGGCCCGGACGCCCGACGCCCTGCTGCGACAGGCCGACCGCGCCATGTACGAGGTCAAACGCGTGGCCCGCTCCTCCCGCGCCCACCTGCCGCCGGACGGCGAGGTCTTCCAGCCCCCGCTCTGA
- a CDS encoding MFS transporter, translating to MKWRFSRQVWLYLASAFTFGLSQAFAALFLNFYLRALGLGAEWQGVVNALPALTLAALSLPAVALARRLSNAHTLKVGSVLSLVGALILALADGPGAAIAGALVQGAGAALISVCASPFMANNSDESTRVTLFSVQSALMTGAGFLGNLLGGRVPGAYAAATGTPADGLDALRAALLVAAGFQLLGLLPVLFLRPSGNPRSEGRSFAVRDKLTMIRLVAPNVLVGLGAGATIPFLNVFIEGKFRVDYAGLGTLFAWTSLATAATALLQPLLVRRLGQLTAVLVVQAASLPFLAVLGFAPQLWMVSVALFTRGALMNAAGPVYGAYAMSALPEEDRPMYSAVNIIAWDAGWAASSLLSGVVRGALPFDLAFRVLFGWTLLMYAGSVVLLYLGLYRPARRSGHPAARRAGEGAS from the coding sequence GTGAAGTGGCGTTTCTCCCGCCAGGTCTGGCTCTACCTCGCCTCGGCGTTCACGTTCGGGCTGTCGCAGGCGTTCGCGGCGCTCTTTCTCAACTTCTACCTGCGGGCGCTGGGGCTGGGGGCGGAGTGGCAGGGGGTGGTGAATGCCCTCCCGGCGCTGACGCTGGCGGCCCTGAGCCTGCCCGCCGTGGCCCTCGCGCGGCGGCTCTCCAACGCCCACACCCTCAAGGTGGGGAGTGTGCTCAGCCTCGTCGGGGCGCTGATCCTCGCGCTGGCGGACGGGCCGGGGGCGGCCATCGCGGGGGCGCTCGTGCAGGGGGCGGGGGCGGCGCTGATTTCGGTGTGCGCCTCGCCCTTCATGGCGAACAACAGCGACGAGTCCACCCGCGTCACCCTGTTCAGCGTGCAGAGCGCCCTGATGACCGGTGCGGGCTTCCTGGGCAACCTGCTCGGCGGGCGGGTGCCGGGAGCGTACGCGGCGGCGACGGGCACACCCGCCGACGGGCTGGACGCCCTGCGCGCGGCCCTGCTGGTGGCGGCGGGCTTTCAACTCCTGGGGCTGCTCCCCGTCCTCTTCCTGCGTCCCAGCGGCAACCCACGTTCCGAGGGCCGCTCCTTCGCCGTGCGCGACAAGCTGACCATGATCCGGCTCGTCGCCCCGAACGTCCTCGTCGGGCTGGGGGCGGGGGCGACCATCCCCTTCCTGAACGTGTTCATCGAGGGCAAATTCCGGGTGGACTATGCCGGGCTGGGCACCCTCTTCGCCTGGACGAGCCTCGCCACCGCCGCCACCGCGCTGCTCCAGCCCCTGCTCGTGCGGCGGCTGGGCCAGCTCACCGCCGTCCTCGTGGTGCAGGCGGCGAGCCTCCCCTTCCTCGCCGTGCTGGGCTTCGCGCCGCAGCTCTGGATGGTCAGCGTGGCCTTATTTACACGCGGGGCGCTGATGAACGCGGCGGGGCCGGTCTACGGGGCCTACGCCATGTCCGCCCTCCCCGAGGAGGACCGCCCGATGTACTCCGCCGTCAACATCATCGCCTGGGACGCGGGCTGGGCCGCCAGCAGCCTCCTGTCCGGGGTGGTGCGCGGGGCGCTGCCCTTCGACCTCGCCTTTCGGGTGCTGTTCGGCTGGACCCTGCTGATGTACGCGGGGAGCGTGGTGCTGCTCTACCTCGGCCTGTACCGCCCGGCGCGGCGCAGCGGCCACCCGGCGGCGCGGCGGGCGGGGGAGGGGGCGTCGTAG